A window of the Lolium perenne isolate Kyuss_39 chromosome 7, Kyuss_2.0, whole genome shotgun sequence genome harbors these coding sequences:
- the LOC127300896 gene encoding uncharacterized protein → MSQTKEVRYTARSITPPANRSGTSKSPPPVRRSASRSPSPKRSASKSPPPRRRSTSRSPPRRRGRSRSRDRSRSRDRSDDDLRNPGNNLFVTGLSTRVTEAELEKFFSKEGKVKNCHVVLDPRSKESRGFAFVSMDTVEDARRCIKRLHRTVLEGRLVTVEKAKRTRERTPTPGKYCGQRGSQKRSRSPSPRRPRRRDRSRSRDRKRERSRSKDRRKHRSRSRSRDRRRDRSRSRDRSRRDRSRSRDRRSRRDRSRSRDRRGNSPHERDSHRSRRDRSRSPTSNGNRKTD, encoded by the exons ATGTCACAAACGAAGGAAGTGAG GTACACTGCACGGTCCATTACACCCCCTGCAAATAGAAGTGGCACTTCAAAGTCACCTCCTCCAGTGAGACGTAGCGCTTCAAGATCACCTTCTCCAAAGAGGAGTGCCTCAAAGTCTCCGCCTCCAAGGAGGCGTAGCACTTCAAGGTCTCCTCCTAGAAGACGTGGTAGATCAAGGTCAAGGGATAGGAGTCGTTCCAG GGATAGGAGTGATGATGATTTAAGAAATCCTGGGAATAACCTTTTTGTTACTGGGTTGTCCACACGTGTAACTGAAGCTGAACTTGAGAAGTTTTTTAGCAAGGAAGGAAAG GTTAAAAACTGTCATGTTGTTCTTGATCCTCGCTCGAAAGAATCTCGGGGCTTTGCCTTTGTGAGTATGGATACTGTTGAGGATGCAAGACGCTGCATCAAGCGCCTACACCGTACTGTACTTGAAGGTCGCCTGGTCACTGTAGAGAAG GCTAAAAGAACTCGGGAGAGAACTCCTACTCCTGGAAAATACTGCGGCCAAAGAG GTTCTCAAAAGCGCTCTAGGAGCCCTTCACCTCGCCGGCCTCGTAGAAGGGATCGTTCCCGCTCAAGGGACCGCAAAAGAGAGCGGTCCCGCTCAAAGGATCGCCGGAAGCACCGGTCGCGCTCACGCTCGAGAGATCGCCGCAGGGACCGCTCACGTTCAAGGGATCGCAGCCGCAGGGACCGTTCACGGTCAAGGGATCGTCGCAGCCGCAGGGACCGCTCACGCTCGAGGGATCGCAGGGGCAACTCGCCACATGAAAGAGATTCTCATAGAAGCCGCAGAGATCGGTCCAGGTCACCAACCAGCAATGGGAACCGCAAAACTGACTAG